In Microtus ochrogaster isolate Prairie Vole_2 unplaced genomic scaffold, MicOch1.0 UNK146, whole genome shotgun sequence, one genomic interval encodes:
- the LOC101993516 gene encoding putative vomeronasal receptor-like protein 4 encodes MSSLRIVLNFQAGLGVLANMFLLVFYTLIILCHRPKPTDMISGQLTFIHIVLLLTGGDIWLWDISESLNIENDFKCKTNFYISRVMRGLSICITCLLSVFQAVTISPSSSFLAKFKYKLQNHMIYAFLFIWSFNLLFSSNQIFYAGAFTNKSETKQMKVTKFCSLFSMKYIIRVLILTMATSRDVFLVGVMLTTSAYMVIILLRHQRQHKHLHSLSHLSASPEKRATQTILLLVVSFVVMYWINFIISSISVLLWMYNPVILSVQKIVMNVYPTITPLVQISSDNRIINMLKHMQSMCHQIFKKR; translated from the coding sequence ATGTCCTCATTAAGGATTGTCCTTAATTTCCAAGCTGGACTTGGAGTCCTGGCCAATatgtttctccttgttttctataCTTTAATAATTCTGTGTCACAGACCTAAGCCCACGGACATGATCTCCGGTCAACTGACCTTCATCCACATAGTGTTGCTCCTCACTGGAGGGGATATTTGGCTTTGGGACATATCTGAGTCACTGAACATTGAGAATGACttcaaatgtaaaacaaatttttaCATAAGCAGGGTGATGAGAGGCCTCTCCATCTgcatcacctgcctcctgagtgtgttccAGGCTGTCACTATCAGTCCCAGTTCCTCTTTCTtggcaaaatttaaatataaactacAAAACCACATGatttatgcttttttatttatttggtctttcaACTTGTTATTCAGTAGCAACCAAATCTTCTATGCTGGTGCTTTTACCAACAAGAGTGAGACCAAGCAGATGAAGGTCACTAAATTCTGCTCACTCTTCTCCATGAAGTACATCATCAGGGTACTGATTTTAACAATGGCAACCTCTAGAGATGTATTTCTTGTAGGAGTGATGCTGACCACAAGTGCATACATGGTGATCATCTTGCTCAGACATCAGAGGCAACATAAGCATCTTCACAGCCTCAGCCACCTGAGTGCATCTCCCGAGAAAAGGGCCACCCAGACCATCTTGCTGCTGGTGGTTTCCTTTGTGGTCATGTACTGGATAAATTTCATCATCTCATCCATTTCAGTCCTGTTATGGATGTACAACCCAGTCATCCTGAGTGTTCAGAAGATAGTTATGAATGTCTATCCCACAATTACTCCTTTGGTACAAATCAGTTCTGATAACAGAATAATCAATATGCTGAAACACATGCAGTCTATGTGccatcagatttttaaaaagagataa